CCAGTCGAAGTACCCTCCTGACCAGGCCAGGACCTCTGGCGACAGGCTGTGGGCGCGAAGGTGGCGAATCCGATGCATTATCAGTGGATAAGAGGGGTGCGTAGGGGGATCGACCGTTAACTTACGGCATCCGAGGAACCTGAAACCCCTTTTTTCGTGCTTTGAACTCGCACGTACCCACAAAGGCCCCATCGCGGCCTTATCCAGTGAATCCAGGTTTTACACACCCAATAGCTACCATGAGAAAGACGGTCTATACTTCCCTTTTCAGCGTCCTTACGCTCGTGATTATGGCGCTCGTCGCCCAGCCGGCCAGTGCGCAGCGCGACAACAGCAAGTCGCGCCCGAGCCCGAACGCGACGGTGTCGCAGACCATCGGCACGACCGATATCAACGTGTCTTACGGTCGACCCGGGGTTAAAGGCCGCACGGTGTTCGGCGGGCTCGAAGGGTATGGCAAGGTATGGCGTGCCGGCGCCAACGAGCCGACGACCATCACCTTCGCGAACGACATCATGGTGGAGGGCCAGCACCTCGTGGCCGGCACCTACAACCTGTTCTTCCGTCTCGCCGAAAACGGCGAATGGGGGGCCATCTTCGCCACACCGGTCCGCTGGGGCACGATGTACGACGAAGCCAACAAGGTCCTGGAAGTGAAGGTAAAAGCCGAAACGATCCCGAACCACGAGTGGCTCAACTACACGTTCGACGACCTGACCGAAAAGTCGGCCACCCTCGTCATGAAGTGGGAGACGAAGCGCGTGCCGATCAAGCTGGCGGCGATGTAATTGGAAGGCAAAAGGGGAAAGGAAAAAGGAAAAAGGCAAAAGAGTAAAGGAAAAAAGGCACATTGAGGAGGTTCCGGACCACGGGCTCACACTCACTTTGTCTTTTTCCTTTTGTCTTTTTCCTTTTTCCTTTTTCCTTTACTCTTTTACCTTTTGCCTTGAACCACCATCGCCGCCCCTTTCTCCCCGATCATGATGGACGGGGCCTGGGTGTTGCCGCTTATGAGGGTGGGCATGATGGAGGCGTCGATGACGCGGAGTGCCTCGATGCCGCGGACGCGAAGCCGGGTGTCCACCACGGCCATGTCGTCGTGGCCCATCTTGCAGGAGCCGACGGGGTGGTAGTCGGTTTTGGACCACTTGCGGATGTAGTCCTTGATCTGCTCGTCGGACTGCGTCTCGGGCCCGGGGAGGTATTCGCGTTTGATGAACGGGCGAAAGGCTTCGGATGCCAGCAATTTGCGGCCCCACTTGAAGCCCTCGATGGAGATCTTCCAGTCGTACGGGTCGGCCAGGAAGTTAGGGTCGATCGCCGGCGCGTCCAATGGATTCGTCGAGCGCAACGTCACCGAGCCGATGCTCTTCGGGCGCAGGTTGCAGGTGTTGATCGTGATCCCGTGGCCCTTGATGCGCATCCGGCCGTGGTCCACCACGTACGCCGGCAGGCAGTGGATCTGGATGTCGGGCGAGCGGACCTCGTCGCTGGTTTTCAGGAAAATGCCGGCCTCCGCGACGCAGGCCGTCACCGGACCGGTTTTGTACAGCAGGTACTGGATCCCGTGGCGGATAGCTTTATCCCACCGATCTTCCCCGTTGTAACTCACCGGCTGGCTACACTCAGCCGCGATATATACGTCCATGTGATCCTGGAAATTCTTCCCCACGCCCGGCAGGTCGTGGACCGGATCGATACCCAGCGCCCGCAGTTCGTCCGCCGGACCGATGCCGGATAACAGCAGCAGCTTGGGCGAGTTGACCGCGCCGCCGCTGAGGATCACCTCGGCTCGGGCACGCAGCGTCACATGCTCTTTTCTCCCTTTCAGGTACTCGACCCCCACGGCGCGTCCTTTCTCGACCACCACGCGCGAGGCCCAGGCATCGGTGAGGACCGTCAGGTTTTTGCGGTGTTTCACGGAGTGGATGTAGGCCGTCGCGGCGCTTTCGCGGCGGACGTTGCGCTGGGTCACCTGATAATAACTCACCCCTTCCTGCTGGGCGCCGTTGTGGTCTGGAGTATAGGGCAGGCCGATTTCCTGCGCCGCACGGACGAAGGCGCGGGTGAGGAGGTTGGACTGCGTCTGGTCCGCCACGTTCACGGGCCCTCCTGTGCCGTGGTATTCGTTGACGAACCGCTCGTTGTTTTCGGATTTCCTGAAGTAGGGCAGCACATCGTCGTAGCCCCAGCCGGCGTTGCCGAGGTCGCGCCACTCGTCGTAATCCAGCGCGTGTCCCCGAATGTAGATCATCGCGTTTATCGAGGTGCTCCCCCCCAGCGTCCGTCCCTGCGGGTAATGCATTTCGCGGTTATTGACATGCTTTTGGGGGACCGTCGAAAAGCCCCAGTTGACCCGTTGGCCGACGAGTTTCGTGAACCCGGCCGGCATGTGAATGAGCGGAGAGCTGTCTTTCGGGCCGGCTTCGAGGAGGGCGACCTGAACGTTCGGGTCTTCGCTCAGCCGGTGCGCCACGGCGCAACCGGCCGCGCCGGCGCCGACGACGATGTAATCGAATGCGGTAGATGCCATAGATGAGGACGGTTCAGGGGATACGCTGCCCGAACATACGCCACGGCCCTCAGAGAGAAAATCCATCTCCTCTTATTTTGCCGCGCATCATGTAGGTATAGGTCCTTCACGTGGAGTCGCTTCGGCCTCGCGACGGAATCGGGGCGGCAGATGTACGTTGGAATCAGCGTGTTACCAACGCCTCACTCTGATGAACCGCCCCGTCTGTTTGCTCGTCCTGATTCTATTGCTCCACGGAACGCCCGGGCAGGCCCAGACCGTGTTAAACCTCGCTACTGGAGAACGCCTACGCGTGACCCTCATCACTGATCTGGAGCAACAGCTCGATTGGGCCCCGCGCACCCCATTTATCGGCGAATTCGAGCGCTATCATTCTGACTATGTCTCGATAATTCGGAACGGGACTTCCATGCAGATTCCCACGACCGCCATCTTCCGACTGGAGGTAAGCCGGGGGACACAGACACAGAGCCGGCGCGGCGCGGCTATCGGGGCGGCGGTAGGCGCGATCGTGGCCGGCATCGCGGCGTACTCGTCCAGCGAGGGCTGCACGGCCTACCGCTACTGCGTCCTCAACGACGACACCCCGGCGGCGGCCGGCGTCGCTGTTGGAGCCGTGGGCGGCGGGCTGCTCGGGCTGGGCGTCGGGTCGCTGATCAAGACGGCTCGATGGGAAATCGTATCCATCCCCCTTGTCGTGGGCGAAAGGTCTGTCCACACATCCATTACCATTCATAGGACTCGATAACTCGCGACGCCATCTCGCACGGTTTTCACTGCCGGCGTAGCCCGGGTGAACATCACATCCACCATACCCCCAGGAGGCTCGACCATGAGACGCACCACCCGGCTTCTCGCCCTCTTCGCTCTGCTGAGCGTCACCACCTCCGCGCTCTACGCGCAACCTGTACATCATCTGGCGCCTGGCGCCCCGACATCGCTGACGTCTCCCACCGATCCGGTGTCGATCGCCGTCATGAGCCTGAAATATCCCGGCGACTACATCGTCTTTGATGACGCCCTTTTTTTTACAGGGCTGGACCAGACCTCTTCCGGGAGGGAGCTTTGGAGAACGGACGGCACGCGTGAGGGCACGCAGCTATTTCTCGACATCAGGCCAGGCCCCGAAACCAGCAACCCGTCCTACCTGGTCGAGGCCAGCGGAGTGCTCTTTTTTGTCGCCGATGACGGCGTCCACGGGCGAGAACTGTGGGCATCCGATGGCACGCCCGATGGCACGCGCCTCGTCACGGACGCGTGGGCCGGCCCAAACGGCTCCGCGCCAAATGACGTCGTGGTTTCCGGTGACCAGGTGTTCTTCACCCCGTGGAACGATATCGTCGGTCGGGAACTCTGGGTGAGTGACGGGACGCCGGCGGGCACGAAGCTCGTAAAGGACATCGTCCCCGGATACCAGGGCGGCCGGCCCGTCCATCTGACCGATGCGGACGGCACTCTCTACTTTTCGGCCTGGACGCCCGAAGCGGGGTTTGAGTTATGGAAAAGCGATGGCACACCCGAAGGCACGGTGCTCATCAAAGATATCGCCCCCGGTTCCGCGGACACCATGCCGACGCTATTCACCACGCTGGGCGACCGGGTCTATTTTGCCGCGGACGACCGGGTGAATGGCCAGGAGCTGTGGGTGACGGATGGTACGAGCGAGGGCACCGTGATGATGGCCGACATCCGGCCGGGCGAGGGATCCTCATGGCCGGCCTCACTGACGCGCATCGGCGATCGCCTGGTCTTCGCGGCGGATGACGGCGTCCATGGGGCCGAGTTGTGGGAATCGCGGGGGACCTTGGAAACGACGCGGCTGGTGGCCGACATCTGGCCCGGATTACCTGGTGCAGGACCGCACCACTTCGTCGAGTTAAACGGCCGGCTCTTTTTCGCGGCATCCGATCCCCAGCATGGCATCGAGCCCTGGGTGAGTGATGGAAGCGCCGCCGGCACGCTCCTGGTCAAAGATGGCTACCCCGGTCTGGACGACAGTGCGCCGGCTCATCTGCTCGTGAAAGGCTTGCGGGTATTCTACGCCGGTGACGACGATAGCCATGGCTACGAATTATGGGTCAGCGACGGCACGGAGGCCGGCACGCACCTCGTTAAAGACCTTCTGCCCGGCCTCGAAGGATCTCGCCCACAAGGCCTCACGACGTTCGGAGACGCCTTCTATTTTTCAGCCATAGCCGATCTCTCCGGCTCTCAGCGCCTATGGCGTAGCGACGGTACGCCCGAGGGGACCCGACTGGTCATCCCCCCGTACGACAGTCTGCGCCTCTTTCTCAGCCATACGCGCTTGTTTGAGACATGGCGCATCCGCCCCCATCTCTTCACGGAGGAAGGCGACCGGACGACTGAGATCGCGCCTGCTTCGGCCGAGTGGACCTCCACGGCGCCAGACGTCGCCGGCTACGATCCCACACTGGATCGCGTCGTAGCATACACCGCCGGCACGGCGAGGCTCACCGCCTCGTTCCAGGGAACGATCGCCTCCGTCGATATCGTCGTCGAGGCCCCGATCCTCCCGCCCGTGTATGAAACGATCGACCCCTACCTCGCCTCGGCCCCCGACGATGCCATCCACACCGTGCCGGTACTTGTCATCCGGTATCTGCCCACACCCAACGGCGTTGATCTCGATATCACGAAGGTGCCCGACTTCTGGTGGCTCCATGAAGTCACGCTCGCTGACATGAAGAAGACGATCGACCTGTTCGACAAGCGCACGAAGTTCATGCTCGAGGAAGGCTCGCGTTTCCGGGGCTACAAGACCCTGCGCGGGGATCCCGGCGCCGGCCCGATGCCCCCACCGTCCATCGGGTATAAGGTTGTCCGCTACCTGACCGTTTACGAACAAACCCCGCCATCTACCTACACCTATGATGTATCGGGCGTGCCCTCCTATTATGTGGATGTGACCCAGGTGATGGATCGCTTTAGCCTCCAGGAGCTGATCGAGGCCGAGGGGGTCAAGGAAGTCTGGTTCTGGTCATCGCCCTTCGACACCAGCTTCCCGACCTATACCAGTAACCCGAGCCTGTTCGACCCCGCCGACTTCCGGGGGATGCCGGAGTCCAACATGGCCAGCCCGAGTTCGGGCGACATCTCCAACAGCTGGCGCATCCACGATGACCTGCCCATCCTGGACCATACCTACATCGTCTACGGATCGAACTTCCGGCGGTCGCAGGCCGAATCCGTCCACAACCACGGGCACCAGTTGGAGGTCATGCTACGGTATGCCGCCAGCCGGCAAGACGGCCACGACGGGCTGTTCTGGCACGACTTCGTCGGCGTCACGAATGGCCAGTTTACCACCGGCCGCAGCGGCTGGACGCACATGCCCCCGAATACCATCGACAACTACGACTACGTCGACCCCGCGCTCGTACTGAGTGATATCGAGGACTGGCGGCCGGACAATACCGGGGCAAAAACGCTGGTCAACCTCAACACCTGGGGCGATCTGCCCTATGAATGGCCCGAACCCGATGTTATTCCGCAGCAGGTGGAGTCGCACTGGTACATCTACTGGATGCAGAACATGCCGGGGTATCAGAACACGATTCCCTACGGCAACGACTTCATGACAAACTGGTGGTTCGCGACCGCCGAGTGGGACGCGGCCCTGGGCACGAGCCCGACGTTCGGACTGCACGGAGCCGAGCCGGCGCTGCCCGTTTCCCTCGTCCACTTCGACGGACGCTACGACACCGACCGCGTCCAACTGACCTGGGATACGGCGAGCGAAACCAACAACGCCGGCTTCGCCCTCGAGCGCGCGGTTGAGGCTGACGGTCCTTTCGCGCCGATTGCGTTTGTCTCCGGCCAGGGTACGACCTCCGATCCACACACCTACACCTATACGGATACAGCACTCCCCGCCGGGTCGGCCACCGTCGCGTATCGCCTCAAACAGGTGGATATGGATGGGCAATTCGCCTATTCATCGACCGTAACGGTAGCGACACCGCCGGCGCAATTTACCCTCTCGCCCAACTACCCGAATCCGTTTAACCCCCGGACCCGGATCACCTATACCCTCCCGGTGGCGACGGACGTGCGGCTGGCCGTGTACGACCTGCTGGGCCGAGAACGGGTTGTCCTGGTCGATACCTTCCAGGACGCGGGACGTTACGCCGTGGAGATGGATGCCGGGGCGTGGGCCAGCGGGCAGTACCTCTACCGCATCCAGGCCGGCTCGTTTGACAAAACGGGGGTGATGCTGCTGCTCCGGTAGGCGAATGACGGTGAATCA
The DNA window shown above is from Rhodothermales bacterium and carries:
- a CDS encoding DUF2911 domain-containing protein, with the protein product MRKTVYTSLFSVLTLVIMALVAQPASAQRDNSKSRPSPNATVSQTIGTTDINVSYGRPGVKGRTVFGGLEGYGKVWRAGANEPTTITFANDIMVEGQHLVAGTYNLFFRLAENGEWGAIFATPVRWGTMYDEANKVLEVKVKAETIPNHEWLNYTFDDLTEKSATLVMKWETKRVPIKLAAM
- a CDS encoding choline dehydrogenase translates to MASTAFDYIVVGAGAAGCAVAHRLSEDPNVQVALLEAGPKDSSPLIHMPAGFTKLVGQRVNWGFSTVPQKHVNNREMHYPQGRTLGGSTSINAMIYIRGHALDYDEWRDLGNAGWGYDDVLPYFRKSENNERFVNEYHGTGGPVNVADQTQSNLLTRAFVRAAQEIGLPYTPDHNGAQQEGVSYYQVTQRNVRRESAATAYIHSVKHRKNLTVLTDAWASRVVVEKGRAVGVEYLKGRKEHVTLRARAEVILSGGAVNSPKLLLLSGIGPADELRALGIDPVHDLPGVGKNFQDHMDVYIAAECSQPVSYNGEDRWDKAIRHGIQYLLYKTGPVTACVAEAGIFLKTSDEVRSPDIQIHCLPAYVVDHGRMRIKGHGITINTCNLRPKSIGSVTLRSTNPLDAPAIDPNFLADPYDWKISIEGFKWGRKLLASEAFRPFIKREYLPGPETQSDEQIKDYIRKWSKTDYHPVGSCKMGHDDMAVVDTRLRVRGIEALRVIDASIMPTLISGNTQAPSIMIGEKGAAMVVQGKR
- a CDS encoding T9SS type A sorting domain-containing protein: MRRTTRLLALFALLSVTTSALYAQPVHHLAPGAPTSLTSPTDPVSIAVMSLKYPGDYIVFDDALFFTGLDQTSSGRELWRTDGTREGTQLFLDIRPGPETSNPSYLVEASGVLFFVADDGVHGRELWASDGTPDGTRLVTDAWAGPNGSAPNDVVVSGDQVFFTPWNDIVGRELWVSDGTPAGTKLVKDIVPGYQGGRPVHLTDADGTLYFSAWTPEAGFELWKSDGTPEGTVLIKDIAPGSADTMPTLFTTLGDRVYFAADDRVNGQELWVTDGTSEGTVMMADIRPGEGSSWPASLTRIGDRLVFAADDGVHGAELWESRGTLETTRLVADIWPGLPGAGPHHFVELNGRLFFAASDPQHGIEPWVSDGSAAGTLLVKDGYPGLDDSAPAHLLVKGLRVFYAGDDDSHGYELWVSDGTEAGTHLVKDLLPGLEGSRPQGLTTFGDAFYFSAIADLSGSQRLWRSDGTPEGTRLVIPPYDSLRLFLSHTRLFETWRIRPHLFTEEGDRTTEIAPASAEWTSTAPDVAGYDPTLDRVVAYTAGTARLTASFQGTIASVDIVVEAPILPPVYETIDPYLASAPDDAIHTVPVLVIRYLPTPNGVDLDITKVPDFWWLHEVTLADMKKTIDLFDKRTKFMLEEGSRFRGYKTLRGDPGAGPMPPPSIGYKVVRYLTVYEQTPPSTYTYDVSGVPSYYVDVTQVMDRFSLQELIEAEGVKEVWFWSSPFDTSFPTYTSNPSLFDPADFRGMPESNMASPSSGDISNSWRIHDDLPILDHTYIVYGSNFRRSQAESVHNHGHQLEVMLRYAASRQDGHDGLFWHDFVGVTNGQFTTGRSGWTHMPPNTIDNYDYVDPALVLSDIEDWRPDNTGAKTLVNLNTWGDLPYEWPEPDVIPQQVESHWYIYWMQNMPGYQNTIPYGNDFMTNWWFATAEWDAALGTSPTFGLHGAEPALPVSLVHFDGRYDTDRVQLTWDTASETNNAGFALERAVEADGPFAPIAFVSGQGTTSDPHTYTYTDTALPAGSATVAYRLKQVDMDGQFAYSSTVTVATPPAQFTLSPNYPNPFNPRTRITYTLPVATDVRLAVYDLLGRERVVLVDTFQDAGRYAVEMDAGAWASGQYLYRIQAGSFDKTGVMLLLR